A section of the Metabacillus endolithicus genome encodes:
- the folE gene encoding GTP cyclohydrolase I FolE, producing the protein MSEVNFEQIEHAVKLILEAVGEDPNREGLIDTPKRVAKMYAEVFSGLNEDPSEHFQTIFGEDHEELVLVKDIPFYSMCEHHLVPFYGKAHVAYIPKGGKVTGLSKLARAVEAVAKRPQLQERITSTIADSINESLDPHGVMVVVEAEHMCMTMRGIKKPGAQTVTSAVRGVFRKDEASRAEVLSLIKG; encoded by the coding sequence ATGAGTGAAGTTAATTTTGAACAGATTGAACACGCTGTAAAATTGATTCTTGAAGCGGTAGGGGAAGATCCTAATCGCGAGGGTTTGATAGATACACCAAAGCGAGTGGCGAAAATGTATGCTGAGGTATTTAGCGGGTTAAATGAAGATCCATCTGAACATTTTCAAACGATTTTTGGGGAAGATCATGAAGAACTTGTATTAGTTAAGGATATCCCGTTTTATTCAATGTGTGAACACCACCTCGTACCTTTCTACGGAAAAGCTCATGTAGCATATATACCTAAAGGTGGAAAAGTAACAGGATTGAGTAAACTTGCACGTGCAGTAGAGGCAGTAGCGAAACGACCACAATTACAGGAACGGATTACATCAACCATAGCTGATAGTATTAATGAATCACTCGATCCACACGGAGTAATGGTCGTTGTTGAAGCCGAGCATATGTGTATGACAATGAGAGGGATAAAAAAACCTGGGGCACAAACGGTTACGTCTGCTGTAAGAGGGGTATTCCGAAAAGATGAGGCATCAAGAGCAGAGGTACTATCTTTGATAAAAGGATAA
- a CDS encoding YphA family membrane protein, translated as MEGIIFYWFMWLGWVVVTFIMRKNKSRVKLAFFLLVTILISKVFLVVSTFYINCSLIMFLLLGYYLAVKNKRKLVTFYLTNLTLTFAYAGIMLFHIYDPVWFIFDYRIIVSLIVSLLAIYLGKDSSQRFTFYLISVSQGEFLYWLIMSKFHDQLTFGTAAFLDMIVIGCAMIYLWTILQQFTLLVEQSLHRFQKQTKEKQG; from the coding sequence ATGGAAGGAATCATTTTTTACTGGTTTATGTGGTTAGGGTGGGTTGTGGTCACTTTCATAATGAGAAAAAACAAAAGTCGAGTGAAATTAGCGTTTTTCCTATTAGTTACAATATTAATAAGTAAGGTTTTTCTGGTTGTATCTACTTTTTATATCAATTGTTCATTAATCATGTTTTTGTTATTAGGATATTATTTAGCCGTGAAAAATAAACGCAAACTGGTTACTTTTTATTTGACCAATTTAACATTAACATTTGCATACGCAGGTATCATGTTATTTCACATTTATGATCCTGTTTGGTTTATATTCGATTACCGCATAATTGTAAGTCTGATTGTCAGCTTACTTGCTATTTACTTGGGCAAGGATTCTTCCCAACGATTTACATTTTATTTGATTTCAGTCTCTCAAGGGGAGTTTTTATATTGGTTGATTATGAGTAAATTCCATGATCAGTTAACATTTGGTACTGCTGCCTTTTTAGATATGATAGTAATTGGTTGTGCAATGATTTACTTATGGACAATTTTGCAACAGTTTACATTATTAGTAGAACAATCACTACACAGATTTCAAAAACAAACAAAGGAGAAGCAGGGATAA
- a CDS encoding YIEGIA family protein — MSEYTIPVLFGVVVGVLTRLHMLKTDYRQYPTYLHGKIIHVALGFIAAGLGTVAVPSIMEEDFTAITFLTLAASQFRDVRNMERNTLTVLDGYELVPRGNTYIEGIAIAFESRNYLVIFTSLLTTFAYLVLNIYVAIIVGIICFIACRKLMSGSRIKDLVDIKFVEPHFEGAGLYVDNIYIMNIGIPDKQQAILKYGMGFILTPKNANSKTTIANLGQRQAILHDVSTALGVVRDSGEPALVPLAKRDLDDGRLGVFVLPQDRDVDKAIQVIGDTPTLENAIRMPSEAKANRQGGE, encoded by the coding sequence ATGAGTGAATATACGATACCAGTGCTTTTTGGAGTTGTTGTTGGAGTATTAACCAGACTTCATATGCTTAAAACTGATTATAGACAATACCCCACTTACTTGCATGGGAAAATCATCCATGTTGCCCTTGGCTTTATTGCAGCTGGCTTAGGGACAGTTGCTGTTCCTTCCATAATGGAAGAAGATTTTACAGCGATTACGTTTCTTACTTTAGCTGCTTCTCAATTTAGAGATGTAAGGAATATGGAAAGAAATACACTAACTGTTTTAGATGGCTATGAACTTGTCCCTAGAGGGAATACATATATAGAAGGAATTGCCATTGCTTTTGAAAGCAGAAATTATCTTGTCATATTCACTTCACTTTTAACTACTTTTGCTTACTTGGTCCTTAATATTTATGTCGCTATTATTGTTGGAATTATTTGCTTCATTGCTTGTCGTAAACTCATGTCCGGAAGTAGAATAAAAGATCTTGTAGACATAAAATTTGTAGAACCTCATTTTGAAGGTGCGGGACTATATGTTGACAATATTTATATTATGAACATAGGTATTCCTGACAAGCAACAGGCTATCCTTAAATATGGGATGGGGTTTATATTAACACCTAAGAATGCCAACTCAAAAACAACCATTGCTAACTTGGGGCAACGACAAGCCATTCTTCATGATGTGTCCACTGCATTAGGAGTTGTTCGTGATTCCGGAGAGCCTGCACTTGTGCCCTTAGCTAAAAGAGATTTAGATGACGGACGCCTTGGGGTGTTTGTTTTACCGCAAGATCGAGATGTTGACAAAGCCATACAAGTGATTGGAGATACACCGACCCTTGAAAATGCAATAAGAATGCCATCTGAAGCGAAGGCGAACCGTCAAGGAGGGGAATAA
- a CDS encoding heptaprenyl diphosphate synthase component 1 yields MQDIEVHLAKLKTALEEKLSHPYLAKHLPSPTIDEDKLLLFYAIFDEIDLSEKLKESYIVTAMLVQIALDTHDDVSTKTNIEPGEFVQRQLTVLAGDYFSGLYYLLLSEVKDIKMVRTLALAIKEINEHKIRLYYHDEEKMSSSFNSLQVVETSLFQRVADHFKLDFYNMLSTHFLTYKRLSHEKFQFVQDGGFDHSVKNSSFSIPFLTEACNMYFEKTASLLDKGFQKAPSLKSLLIERLHTIRFHEALLHDKKTVEEGM; encoded by the coding sequence TTGCAGGACATCGAAGTACATTTAGCAAAATTAAAAACAGCACTAGAGGAGAAACTTTCACATCCCTATTTAGCAAAACATTTACCTTCACCTACAATCGACGAAGATAAATTGCTACTTTTTTATGCAATTTTTGATGAGATAGACCTTTCGGAGAAATTAAAAGAAAGTTATATAGTGACAGCTATGCTTGTTCAGATTGCCCTTGATACACATGATGATGTTTCGACAAAGACTAATATCGAACCTGGAGAATTTGTACAAAGACAGTTAACTGTTCTTGCAGGTGATTATTTTAGTGGACTATATTATTTATTACTATCAGAAGTTAAGGATATTAAGATGGTTCGAACATTAGCCTTGGCTATTAAGGAAATCAATGAACATAAAATAAGACTTTATTATCATGATGAAGAAAAAATGAGTTCGTCTTTTAATAGTCTTCAAGTAGTTGAAACAAGTCTTTTTCAACGTGTAGCTGATCATTTTAAACTTGACTTTTATAACATGCTTAGTACACATTTTTTAACATATAAAAGACTATCTCATGAGAAATTTCAGTTTGTACAAGATGGAGGTTTTGATCATTCTGTTAAAAATTCCTCATTTTCAATTCCCTTTTTAACAGAAGCATGTAATATGTATTTCGAGAAAACTGCATCACTACTTGATAAAGGATTCCAAAAGGCTCCTTCTTTAAAAAGTCTGTTGATAGAACGACTTCATACAATTCGTTTTCACGAAGCATTACTACATGATAAAAAGACAGTGGAAGAAGGTATGTAA
- a CDS encoding DUF2768 domain-containing protein, which produces MKMWISFASMAFMFISILLIYLSRFKLKGIFKVIVSVFAYLFMILAGLIILFVVFTGPVSE; this is translated from the coding sequence ATGAAGATGTGGATTTCATTTGCATCAATGGCTTTTATGTTTATCTCAATTTTACTCATTTATTTAAGTCGATTTAAGTTAAAAGGTATATTTAAAGTAATTGTTTCAGTTTTTGCCTATCTTTTTATGATTCTAGCAGGGTTAATTATCTTGTTCGTTGTTTTCACTGGACCTGTATCGGAATAA
- a CDS encoding NAD(P)H-dependent glycerol-3-phosphate dehydrogenase, which produces MEQITVVGAGSWGTALAIVLADNGHRVKLWGHRPELINEINSTRRNEKYLPGIDLPENIVGYSDFEESLKDVKTVILAVPTKAIREVLKDIIKVIKERVTFVHVSKGIEPDTLLRISEIIEEEVPSQLLRDIVVLSGPSHAEEVSQRHITTVTSSSKNMKAAEYIQDLFINQNFRVYTNPDIIGVEIGGALKNIIALAAGITDGLGYGDNAKAALITRGLAEIARLGSKMGGNPLTFSGLTGIGDLIVTCTSVHSRNWRAGNLLGKGHNLDEVLENMGMVVEGVRTTKAAYQLAQKYHVKMPITEALYEVLFNGKSPKEAVDSLMARVKTHEMEDLVNIMENR; this is translated from the coding sequence ATGGAACAAATTACGGTAGTAGGTGCGGGGAGCTGGGGAACAGCACTAGCCATTGTTCTTGCTGATAATGGACATCGTGTAAAGTTATGGGGGCATCGTCCTGAATTAATAAACGAAATTAATTCGACACGAAGAAATGAAAAGTATCTCCCAGGTATTGACCTCCCGGAAAACATTGTTGGTTATTCAGATTTTGAAGAAAGTTTAAAAGATGTAAAGACTGTTATATTAGCCGTACCAACAAAAGCAATACGTGAAGTTCTTAAAGATATAATTAAGGTCATAAAAGAACGCGTAACGTTTGTTCATGTTAGTAAAGGAATTGAACCGGATACTTTGCTGCGAATTTCAGAAATTATTGAAGAAGAAGTGCCATCTCAGCTATTAAGAGATATTGTTGTCTTATCTGGACCAAGTCATGCAGAGGAAGTTAGTCAACGACATATCACAACCGTTACTTCTTCATCAAAAAATATGAAAGCGGCTGAATACATACAAGATCTATTTATTAATCAAAATTTTCGTGTTTATACAAATCCAGATATTATCGGTGTGGAAATTGGTGGGGCATTAAAAAATATTATTGCGCTAGCCGCGGGGATTACAGATGGACTTGGCTATGGAGATAATGCGAAAGCTGCCCTTATCACAAGGGGATTGGCCGAAATTGCACGTCTAGGTAGTAAAATGGGAGGAAACCCTTTAACTTTCTCTGGACTAACAGGAATTGGAGATTTAATTGTAACGTGTACAAGCGTTCATTCGAGAAACTGGCGTGCTGGTAATCTTTTAGGTAAGGGTCATAACCTGGACGAAGTGTTAGAAAACATGGGGATGGTTGTTGAAGGGGTAAGAACGACAAAAGCAGCCTATCAGCTTGCTCAAAAATACCATGTGAAGATGCCAATTACTGAAGCGTTATATGAAGTGTTATTTAACGGTAAATCTCCAAAAGAAGCGGTTGATTCGTTAATGGCCCGTGTTAAAACTCATGAAATGGAAGACCTGGTAAATATCATGGAGAATCGTTAA
- a CDS encoding capping complex subunit for YIEGIA: MSALEKYILAIITTDKTKAAGGTAIFICKTQEEMHFYAKNLEAILDGIAHGIGEDMYVVVKH; encoded by the coding sequence TTGAGTGCACTTGAAAAATACATATTGGCTATTATTACAACTGATAAAACAAAAGCAGCTGGTGGAACCGCAATTTTCATTTGTAAAACACAGGAAGAAATGCACTTTTACGCCAAAAATTTAGAAGCAATATTAGATGGAATTGCACATGGTATTGGAGAAGACATGTATGTTGTTGTTAAACACTAA
- the hbs gene encoding non-specific DNA-binding protein Hbs, translated as MNKTELINAVAEASELSKKDATKAVDAVFDTILDALKDGDKVQLIGFGNFEVRERAARKGRNPQTGEEIEIAASKVPAFKPGKALKDAVAGK; from the coding sequence ATGAATAAAACAGAACTTATCAACGCAGTAGCAGAAGCTAGTGAGTTATCTAAAAAAGACGCAACTAAAGCAGTTGATGCTGTTTTCGATACAATTTTAGATGCACTAAAAGACGGTGATAAAGTACAACTTATCGGTTTCGGTAACTTTGAAGTTCGTGAGCGTGCGGCTCGTAAAGGTCGTAACCCACAAACTGGTGAAGAGATTGAAATTGCTGCAAGCAAGGTGCCTGCTTTCAAACCAGGTAAAGCACTTAAAGATGCAGTAGCAGGAAAATAA
- the spoIVA gene encoding stage IV sporulation protein A, with amino-acid sequence MEKVDIFKDIAERTGGDIYLGVVGAVRTGKSTFIKKFMELVVLPNIDNESDKARAQDELPQSAAGKTIMTTEPKFVPNQAVSIHVDEGLDVNIRLVDCVGYTVPGAKGYEDENGPRMINTPWYEEPIPFHEAAEIGTRKVIQEHSTLGCVITTDGSIGDIPRHDYLEAEARVIEELKEVGKPFIMIINTVHPHHPETEALRKELNEKYDIPVLAMSVESMRETDVMSVLRESLYEFPVLEVNVNLPSWVMVLREDHWLRQSYQEAVKDTVKDIKRLRDVDRVVGQFSEYDFINRASLAGIEMGQGIAEIDLYAPDDLYDQILKEVVGVEIRGKDHLLQLMQDFAYAKAEYDQVSDALRMVKQTGYGIAAPALADMSLDEPEIIRQGSRFGVRLKAVAPSIHMIKVDVESEFAPIIGTEKQSEELVRYLMQDFEDNPLSIWNSDIFGRSLSSIVREGIQAKLSLMPENARYKLKETLERIINEGSGGLIAIIL; translated from the coding sequence TTGGAAAAAGTAGATATTTTCAAGGATATCGCTGAACGAACTGGTGGCGATATATATTTAGGAGTAGTTGGTGCAGTTAGAACAGGTAAATCTACTTTTATTAAAAAGTTCATGGAATTAGTCGTACTACCTAACATTGACAATGAATCTGACAAAGCTAGAGCTCAAGATGAATTACCACAAAGTGCAGCTGGTAAAACAATTATGACTACTGAGCCGAAATTTGTCCCGAATCAAGCAGTTTCTATTCATGTAGATGAGGGTCTTGATGTCAATATTAGATTAGTAGATTGTGTAGGTTACACAGTTCCAGGAGCCAAAGGGTATGAGGATGAAAATGGTCCTCGCATGATCAACACTCCGTGGTATGAAGAGCCAATACCTTTTCATGAAGCAGCAGAAATTGGTACACGTAAAGTAATTCAAGAACATTCAACACTAGGATGTGTCATTACGACAGATGGTTCCATCGGTGACATTCCACGCCATGATTATTTAGAAGCTGAAGCTAGAGTTATTGAAGAGTTAAAAGAAGTAGGAAAGCCGTTTATTATGATTATTAATACGGTTCATCCTCATCACCCAGAAACAGAAGCCCTTCGCAAAGAATTAAATGAAAAATATGATATTCCTGTCCTCGCAATGAGTGTTGAAAGCATGAGAGAAACAGATGTCATGAGTGTACTAAGAGAGTCTCTATACGAGTTCCCTGTGCTTGAGGTGAATGTAAATCTCCCAAGCTGGGTTATGGTATTAAGAGAGGATCATTGGTTAAGACAAAGCTATCAAGAGGCTGTTAAAGATACAGTTAAAGATATTAAGAGGTTACGCGATGTAGACCGTGTTGTAGGTCAATTCAGCGAGTATGACTTTATTAATAGAGCAAGCTTGGCTGGTATTGAAATGGGGCAAGGAATTGCCGAGATTGACCTATATGCTCCAGATGATCTTTATGATCAAATCCTTAAAGAAGTTGTAGGGGTTGAAATTCGTGGTAAGGATCATTTACTACAGCTAATGCAAGACTTTGCTTATGCGAAGGCAGAATATGATCAAGTTTCTGATGCACTCCGAATGGTGAAGCAAACTGGTTATGGTATTGCAGCACCAGCCCTTGCGGATATGAGTCTTGATGAACCTGAAATTATTCGCCAAGGTTCTAGATTTGGAGTTCGCTTAAAAGCTGTTGCACCTTCCATCCATATGATCAAAGTGGATGTTGAATCAGAATTTGCGCCAATTATAGGCACAGAAAAACAGTCAGAAGAACTTGTTCGATACCTTATGCAAGACTTTGAAGATAACCCACTTTCCATCTGGAATTCGGATATTTTCGGACGCAGTTTAAGTTCAATTGTACGAGAAGGTATACAAGCTAAATTATCATTAATGCCTGAAAATGCTCGTTACAAGCTAAAAGAAACATTAGAAAGAATTATCAATGAAGGCTCTGGCGGATTAATTGCCATCATATTATAA
- the mtrB gene encoding trp RNA-binding attenuation protein MtrB, with the protein MNQKNDFVVIKAIEDGVHVIGLTRGSDTRFHHSEKLDKGEVMIAQFTEHTSAIKIRGKAQIQTGIGEIESDSRK; encoded by the coding sequence ATGAATCAAAAAAATGACTTCGTTGTGATTAAAGCAATTGAAGATGGCGTTCATGTAATCGGACTGACAAGGGGTTCTGATACACGTTTCCATCATTCGGAGAAACTAGATAAGGGTGAAGTGATGATTGCGCAATTTACTGAGCATACATCAGCAATCAAAATAAGAGGTAAAGCACAAATTCAAACTGGAATTGGTGAAATAGAGAGTGATTCTCGTAAATAA
- a CDS encoding YpzI family protein, with protein MGKDRQEKKLRKSQRVESDRDQSLTYPGATRVEGPEAARERNR; from the coding sequence ATGGGAAAAGATCGACAAGAAAAGAAATTAAGAAAAAGTCAACGTGTTGAGTCAGATCGTGATCAATCTTTAACTTATCCTGGTGCAACAAGAGTAGAGGGACCAGAAGCCGCAAGAGAAAGAAACAGATAA
- the fni gene encoding type 2 isopentenyl-diphosphate Delta-isomerase, with translation MVSKRAQRKIEHIQHALSTGQQRSNGLDDVTFVHQSLPNLSVDDINLSSNVGELSLSSPLFINAMTGGGGEDTVIINEALAKAAAETKIAVAVGSQMSAIKDSSERPSYEIMRKVNSKGIILANLGSEATVDQAKTAIDMIEANALQIHINVVQELVMPEGDRDFTNAIKRIENIVKNVKVPVIVKEVGFGMNREVASHLAEIGVSAIDVGGFGGTNFSKIENMRREQVLSYFNSWGISTAASIAEVKHGQHDMSIIGSGGIQHSLDVAKAIGLGASAVGVAGYFLKIFIEKGYDELVQEIKQIHTDLTYIMTALGVKTIKGLQEAPLVISGNTHHWLNERGIETSSYSRR, from the coding sequence ATGGTGAGTAAAAGAGCGCAAAGGAAAATAGAACATATTCAGCATGCATTATCTACTGGACAACAACGTTCCAATGGATTGGATGATGTTACCTTTGTTCATCAAAGCTTACCAAACCTGTCTGTTGATGATATAAATTTATCATCTAATGTTGGCGAACTTTCCTTGAGTTCGCCTCTTTTTATAAATGCAATGACAGGTGGTGGCGGTGAGGACACGGTTATCATTAACGAAGCACTGGCAAAAGCTGCTGCAGAAACTAAAATCGCTGTAGCAGTAGGTTCACAAATGTCTGCAATCAAGGACAGTAGTGAAAGACCTTCCTATGAGATTATGAGGAAAGTTAATTCAAAAGGAATCATACTAGCTAATTTAGGTAGTGAGGCTACAGTTGATCAAGCTAAAACAGCTATTGATATGATCGAAGCAAATGCTTTGCAAATTCATATAAATGTTGTTCAGGAACTAGTTATGCCAGAAGGTGATCGAGATTTTACAAATGCTATTAAAAGAATTGAGAACATTGTTAAGAACGTAAAAGTACCTGTTATTGTGAAAGAAGTTGGCTTTGGGATGAATCGTGAAGTAGCATCACACTTAGCAGAGATTGGCGTATCTGCAATAGATGTAGGCGGTTTTGGCGGGACAAACTTTTCTAAGATTGAAAATATGCGTCGTGAACAAGTGTTAAGTTATTTTAATTCTTGGGGTATTTCTACTGCAGCTTCAATTGCTGAGGTGAAACATGGACAGCATGATATGTCTATCATCGGGTCTGGGGGTATTCAACACTCTCTTGATGTGGCTAAAGCAATAGGCTTGGGTGCGTCTGCTGTTGGAGTAGCCGGTTATTTTCTGAAAATATTTATTGAAAAAGGATATGATGAGTTAGTTCAAGAAATAAAACAGATACATACAGATTTAACCTACATCATGACAGCTCTTGGAGTGAAAACAATTAAAGGACTTCAGGAGGCTCCCCTTGTCATAAGTGGAAATACACATCATTGGTTAAATGAAAGGGGTATCGAAACATCATCCTATAGTAGAAGGTAA
- the rpsA gene encoding 30S ribosomal protein S1, with the protein MVEELNSVQVETPEVGDVVKGIVTKVEEKQVIVEIENCKHSGIIPISELSSLHVEKASDVINENDELELKVLKVEEEALVLSKRAVDAEKAWDALEQKYESKEVFNAEVKDVVKGGLVVDLGVRGFIPASLVEAHFVEDFSDYMGKTLSLIVVELDREKNRVILSHRAVIEKEQNEKKSEILDSINVGSTIEGTVQRLTDFGAFVDIGGIDGLVHISQLSHSHIDKPSDVVEEGQKVTVKVLGIDRDNERISLSIKETLPGPWANVTNNVKPGDVLDGVVKRLVSFGAFVEIQPGVEGLVHISQISNKHIGTPQEVLEENQEVKVKVLDINESDKRISLSIRELEETTKASNEDLTNYQAAQEESSSGFQLGEMIGDQLKKLK; encoded by the coding sequence ATGGTAGAAGAACTAAACAGTGTTCAAGTGGAAACACCTGAAGTTGGTGATGTTGTAAAAGGAATCGTAACAAAGGTTGAAGAAAAACAGGTGATTGTCGAAATAGAAAATTGTAAGCATTCCGGTATCATTCCAATCAGCGAACTTTCTAGTCTTCATGTGGAAAAGGCTTCTGATGTAATAAATGAAAATGATGAACTAGAATTAAAGGTTTTAAAGGTGGAAGAAGAAGCGTTAGTGCTTTCAAAAAGAGCCGTTGATGCTGAAAAAGCATGGGATGCATTAGAACAAAAATATGAATCTAAAGAAGTTTTTAATGCAGAAGTTAAAGATGTTGTAAAAGGCGGACTTGTTGTTGATTTAGGTGTAAGAGGCTTTATTCCTGCATCTTTAGTCGAAGCTCATTTTGTTGAGGACTTCTCTGATTATATGGGGAAAACTCTTTCTTTAATTGTTGTAGAATTAGATCGTGAAAAAAATCGTGTCATTCTCTCACATCGTGCAGTAATTGAAAAAGAGCAAAATGAAAAGAAATCAGAAATACTTGATTCTATAAATGTTGGTTCCACAATCGAAGGAACAGTTCAACGCCTAACAGATTTTGGTGCATTTGTTGATATTGGTGGAATTGATGGTTTAGTTCACATTTCACAATTATCACATAGTCATATTGACAAACCATCAGATGTAGTGGAAGAAGGACAAAAAGTAACCGTTAAAGTTCTTGGAATAGATCGTGATAATGAAAGAATATCATTATCAATTAAAGAAACTCTGCCTGGACCTTGGGCTAACGTTACTAATAATGTAAAACCTGGTGATGTTCTAGATGGTGTAGTTAAACGTTTAGTATCGTTTGGTGCATTTGTTGAAATTCAACCTGGTGTAGAAGGACTTGTTCATATTTCACAAATTTCAAACAAACATATTGGTACTCCACAAGAAGTTCTTGAAGAAAATCAAGAAGTGAAAGTAAAAGTATTAGATATAAATGAATCTGATAAACGTATTTCTCTAAGTATTCGTGAATTAGAAGAAACGACAAAAGCATCAAATGAAGATTTGACAAATTATCAAGCAGCACAAGAAGAATCTTCTTCAGGTTTTCAATTAGGTGAAATGATTGGAGATCAATTAAAAAAATTAAAATAA
- the der gene encoding ribosome biogenesis GTPase Der produces MAKPVIAIVGRPNVGKSTIFNRIVGERVSIVEDIPGVTRDRIYSSGEWLTYQFNIIDTGGIDIGDEPFLAQIRHQAEIAIDEADVIVFLTNVREGVTAADEEVAKILYRSNKPVVLAVNKVDNPEMRANIYDFYSLGFGEPFPISGSHGLGLGDLLDEVAKHFKSPGTDDYDETTIKFSLIGRPNVGKSSLVNAILGEDRVIVSDIAGTTRDAIDTVYKYEGQEFVIIDTAGMRKKGKVYETTEKYSVLRALKAIDRSDVILVVINGEEGIIEQDKHIAGYAHEAGKAVVIVVNKWDAVEKDEKTMKEFEVNIRDHFKFLDYAPIVFLSALTKKRIHTLMPHIILASENHSRRVQTNVLNDVVMDAVAMNPTPTHKGKRLKIFYTAQVAVKPPTFVVFVNEPELMHFSYERFLENRIRAAFEFDGTPIKIFARERK; encoded by the coding sequence ATGGCAAAACCAGTTATAGCAATAGTTGGAAGACCAAATGTAGGTAAGTCAACAATCTTTAATCGTATTGTAGGAGAGCGTGTGTCTATTGTTGAAGATATCCCAGGTGTTACTAGGGACAGAATATATAGTTCTGGAGAATGGTTGACTTATCAATTTAATATTATTGATACGGGTGGAATAGATATTGGGGACGAACCTTTCTTAGCGCAAATCCGTCATCAAGCAGAGATAGCTATCGATGAAGCTGATGTTATTGTGTTTTTAACAAATGTTCGTGAAGGGGTTACGGCTGCTGATGAAGAAGTAGCTAAAATTTTATACCGTTCCAATAAACCGGTTGTATTGGCAGTTAACAAGGTAGATAATCCTGAAATGCGCGCAAATATTTATGATTTTTATTCGTTAGGATTTGGAGAACCATTTCCGATCTCAGGCTCTCACGGTTTAGGTTTGGGTGACTTATTAGACGAAGTTGCAAAACATTTTAAAAGTCCAGGAACTGACGATTACGATGAAACAACAATAAAATTTTCCCTTATTGGCAGACCTAATGTTGGGAAATCCTCTCTCGTTAACGCGATTTTAGGAGAAGACCGTGTTATCGTAAGTGACATCGCAGGTACTACTCGGGATGCGATTGACACAGTTTATAAATATGAAGGACAAGAATTTGTTATCATTGATACTGCAGGTATGCGAAAAAAAGGAAAAGTATATGAAACAACTGAAAAATATAGTGTCCTTCGAGCATTAAAAGCAATTGATCGCTCAGATGTTATCTTAGTCGTAATAAATGGAGAAGAAGGAATCATTGAGCAGGACAAGCATATTGCCGGATATGCTCATGAAGCTGGAAAAGCAGTAGTAATTGTTGTGAATAAATGGGATGCTGTAGAAAAAGATGAGAAAACAATGAAGGAATTTGAAGTTAATATACGTGATCACTTTAAGTTCTTAGATTATGCTCCAATTGTATTCCTTTCAGCTTTAACTAAAAAGCGAATTCATACGTTAATGCCTCATATTATACTAGCTAGTGAGAATCACTCAAGAAGGGTTCAGACAAATGTTTTAAATGATGTGGTAATGGATGCTGTTGCAATGAATCCAACTCCAACACATAAAGGCAAACGATTAAAAATATTCTATACAGCACAAGTAGCTGTAAAACCACCTACTTTTGTTGTTTTCGTTAATGAGCCGGAATTAATGCACTTTTCGTACGAACGCTTTTTAGAAAACCGTATTAGGGCTGCATTTGAATTTGATGGTACACCTATTAAGATTTTTGCTAGAGAACGCAAATAA